One stretch of Ananas comosus cultivar F153 linkage group 6, ASM154086v1, whole genome shotgun sequence DNA includes these proteins:
- the LOC109711333 gene encoding amidase 1-like has translation MEAAALEDFRARAFCLLSIAGMSGFCQISIPLGMHNNLPVSVSLLAKQGADHFLLSIATELYAALKEQASMVWESDNSTA, from the exons ATGGAGGCAGCTGCGCTAGAAGACTTCCGTGCTCGGGCATTTTGCTTGCTTTCTATTGCTGGCATGTCCGGATTCTGCCAG ATTAGTATTCCACTTGGAATGCACAATAACCTTCCAGTGTCAGTTTCGCTGCTAGCAAAGCAGGGTGCGGACCATTTTCTTCTTAGTATTGCAACTGAGCTTTACGCCGCCCTAAAAGAACAGGCGAGCATGGTGTGGGAATCCGACAATTCAACTGCTTAA